In a genomic window of Xylanivirga thermophila:
- a CDS encoding DUF3189 family protein, whose product MKIVYHCFGGAHTSITCAAIHLNFLPHDRIPRFNEFKAVPFYDKMDKEDVGMPLYMGQDDLGYDIYVMGMSGGKDVVIPAIKSYLNASYVDAKDIIFINALVKLHPITSLGGVASRKYGLVSIGRPMTIWGIRLTYPVLLDLVLKVKEFLKENYADRK is encoded by the coding sequence ATGAAAATAGTCTATCACTGCTTTGGAGGTGCCCATACATCCATCACCTGCGCTGCTATACACCTAAATTTTTTGCCCCATGATAGAATTCCCCGATTTAATGAGTTTAAAGCGGTGCCTTTTTATGATAAAATGGATAAGGAGGATGTGGGCATGCCCCTTTATATGGGGCAAGATGATTTAGGCTATGATATATATGTAATGGGTATGTCAGGTGGCAAAGATGTGGTTATACCGGCGATAAAGAGCTATCTGAATGCCAGCTATGTAGATGCAAAAGATATAATATTTATAAACGCATTGGTGAAATTGCATCCCATAACTTCCCTTGGGGGTGTAGCTTCACGCAAGTATGGGCTTGTATCTATAGGACGACCTATGACCATATGGGGTATAAGGCTCACATATCCTGTGTTATTAGATTTAGTATTAAAAGTTAAGGAGTTTTTGAAGGAAAATTATGCAGACAGAAAATAA
- a CDS encoding YIEGIA family protein, with translation MPNTGHIILVGTIMGTIARFYLLRIDYRQYPSYPQGYTIHLTLGAIAAGLGAVVIPAILDREYTAITFLAIAIQQFRDIREIERESLERIEDDELVKRGHAYIEDISKKFESRNYVAMITAISTTAIIYITGRTSFGVVAGIVTLLVMRSFIKNELIGDIAEVRPGHIHFKGPLLMVDDVVITNVGLKKSRERLLERGMAATLIPKDDNARVTLSNIGQRQAILHDVVSILGVCRENDEPEFMPMAKRNSENGYICMIAITMEPDLECMLEVIKRVPVVEVSRKQPLDSYFGRKAAD, from the coding sequence ATGCCTAATACAGGCCATATAATATTAGTAGGAACTATTATGGGTACTATAGCACGGTTCTATCTATTGAGGATAGATTATCGTCAGTACCCAAGCTATCCTCAAGGGTATACTATACACCTTACCCTTGGTGCTATTGCTGCCGGATTAGGTGCTGTGGTCATACCTGCTATTTTGGATAGGGAGTATACTGCCATTACATTCCTTGCCATAGCAATACAGCAGTTTAGGGATATAAGGGAGATAGAACGAGAAAGTCTGGAGCGTATAGAGGATGATGAGCTGGTAAAGCGTGGGCATGCTTATATAGAGGATATATCAAAGAAGTTTGAATCCCGCAATTATGTAGCCATGATAACGGCAATATCTACTACGGCTATAATATATATAACGGGACGTACCAGCTTTGGTGTAGTAGCCGGTATAGTTACATTGCTTGTGATGCGTTCCTTTATAAAGAACGAGCTTATAGGAGATATAGCAGAGGTAAGACCTGGACATATCCATTTCAAAGGGCCCCTCCTTATGGTTGATGATGTGGTTATTACAAACGTGGGTTTAAAAAAGTCCCGGGAACGATTACTTGAACGTGGAATGGCAGCTACCCTCATACCTAAGGATGACAATGCCAGGGTTACCCTATCAAATATTGGACAGAGGCAGGCCATACTCCATGATGTAGTATCCATATTAGGGGTTTGCCGTGAAAATGATGAGCCGGAGTTTATGCCTATGGCAAAACGAAATTCAGAAAATGGTTATATCTGTATGATAGCTATTACCATGGAACCAGATTTGGAGTGTATGCTAGAGGTAATAAAACGGGTACCAGTGGTGGAAGTATCAAGGAAACAGCCATTGGATTCATATTTTGGAAGAAAGGCGGCAGATTGA
- a CDS encoding DUF3189 family protein — MKLIYCGYFGTYGAYLAAYIHAGGVVDNIDILSYHEFCQKYAERFGNMIYIGMDKGLREIYALGCKEYCGVIKRAQTGVNEMFHIGEALYYIDVTTLDDQIPKIVQSLDRHGCLHLLSHRLFCRWFYDACKKGKDIVHYHTEYLEEMDI; from the coding sequence GTGAAACTCATATATTGCGGATACTTTGGCACATATGGTGCATATTTAGCCGCGTATATACATGCGGGAGGTGTGGTAGATAATATAGATATTTTAAGTTACCATGAATTTTGCCAAAAATATGCCGAACGATTCGGAAATATGATATATATTGGTATGGATAAAGGGCTGAGGGAGATATATGCCCTAGGTTGTAAGGAATATTGTGGAGTGATAAAAAGGGCACAAACCGGAGTGAACGAGATGTTTCACATAGGTGAAGCCCTTTATTATATTGATGTAACAACACTTGATGATCAAATTCCTAAAATAGTACAATCTTTAGATCGACATGGGTGCCTTCATCTATTATCCCATAGATTATTTTGTAGATGGTTTTATGATGCATGTAAAAAGGGAAAAGATATAGTGCATTATCATACAGAGTATTTGGAGGAAATGGATATATGA
- the der gene encoding ribosome biogenesis GTPase Der → MSKPIVAVVGRPNVGKSTFFNQLVGKRISIVDDRPGVTRDRIYADAEWLNYKFTLVDTGGIDTIKDDELVGEMRDQAQIAIETADVILFLVDGKDGVTPADYEVANLLRRTKKPVVLAVNKIDAPHEEHVLYDFYGLGVGEPYSISAIHKIGIGDLLDEIVRHFPEDMSYEEDDEVIKIAVVGKPNAGKSSLVNQILGEERAIVSDIPGTTRDAIDTPFEIDGKKYVIIDTAGIRRKSKIEHPLERYSVIRALSAIRRCDIALIVIDSTEEVTEQDTKIAGLVQEEGKASIIVMNKWDLVDKETNTINEYRKKLKTKLHFMDYSPDIFISAKTGQRVNRIMKMVDDVNSHYTYRVPTGILNDCLADAIAITPPPSDKGRRLSIYYAAQVSIKPPTFVLFVNDPGLMHFSYERYLENYFRRTFDLEGTPIRIIVRERTK, encoded by the coding sequence ATGTCTAAACCTATAGTAGCCGTTGTAGGTCGTCCCAATGTGGGAAAATCTACATTTTTTAATCAATTAGTAGGTAAACGTATATCCATAGTAGATGATAGGCCTGGTGTTACCAGGGACAGGATATATGCCGATGCAGAATGGTTGAATTATAAGTTTACATTGGTGGATACGGGCGGTATAGATACAATAAAGGACGATGAGCTGGTGGGGGAGATGCGTGATCAAGCCCAGATAGCCATAGAGACTGCCGATGTGATATTATTTTTGGTGGATGGCAAGGATGGAGTGACGCCAGCAGATTACGAGGTGGCAAATCTTCTTAGACGGACTAAAAAGCCGGTGGTGCTAGCTGTTAACAAAATAGATGCACCACATGAAGAACATGTGTTATATGATTTTTATGGTTTGGGCGTTGGAGAGCCCTATTCCATATCTGCAATACATAAGATAGGCATAGGGGATCTTTTAGATGAGATAGTAAGGCATTTTCCGGAGGATATGTCCTATGAAGAGGATGATGAGGTAATAAAAATAGCGGTGGTAGGAAAGCCAAATGCAGGTAAATCATCCCTTGTAAATCAGATACTTGGGGAAGAGCGGGCAATAGTTAGCGATATACCCGGTACTACTAGGGATGCAATAGATACTCCATTTGAAATAGATGGTAAGAAGTATGTAATAATAGATACGGCCGGTATAAGGCGTAAAAGCAAAATAGAGCACCCTTTAGAGAGGTATAGCGTTATAAGGGCATTATCTGCCATTAGAAGATGTGATATTGCCCTTATTGTGATAGACTCGACAGAGGAGGTAACGGAACAGGATACCAAGATAGCAGGTCTGGTGCAAGAGGAAGGAAAAGCATCCATAATAGTGATGAATAAATGGGATCTTGTGGATAAGGAGACCAATACCATTAATGAATATCGGAAAAAGCTCAAGACAAAGCTTCACTTTATGGATTATTCCCCAGATATATTTATATCTGCAAAGACAGGGCAGAGGGTAAATAGAATAATGAAAATGGTAGACGATGTAAATAGTCATTATACATACAGGGTACCTACGGGAATTTTAAATGATTGTTTAGCCGATGCCATTGCTATTACACCTCCACCTTCCGATAAGGGGAGACGCCTTAGTATATACTATGCGGCACAGGTATCAATAAAGCCACCAACGTTTGTACTATTTGTTAATGATCCGGGGCTTATGCATTTTTCATATGAAAGATACCTGGAAAATTATTTTCGCAGGACATTTGATTTGGAAGGTACACCCATTCGTATTATAGTGCGGGAGCGTACCAAGTAA
- a CDS encoding capping complex subunit for YIEGIA, translated as MEVSLVNSILAIVTIDKEKVGESSVPTFFCTDEDEREHTARLISKITGGMVHDLENGVYIIVKH; from the coding sequence ATGGAGGTTAGTTTAGTAAATTCCATATTGGCCATTGTAACGATTGATAAGGAAAAGGTAGGGGAGTCTTCAGTGCCTACATTTTTCTGTACTGATGAAGATGAACGTGAGCATACTGCACGATTAATCAGTAAAATAACCGGTGGCATGGTTCATGATCTGGAGAATGGCGTATACATTATAGTGAAACATTGA
- the spoIIP gene encoding stage II sporulation protein P, with protein sequence MKKTRRQVSNMKRKNKHMIFTGVVLMIFMLLNVVFASLYTVAMADDWYDEEAGYYTILDDAGKELTMMARQIFKDDEYISGDNKHYVINKVDKKGKKATAKYLGDVKLPELELQVDSAIYTAAQQGDKGNILLYCTHSDESYVPSDGTPSKKGSGGIFDVAESFKSSLDNHGINAVLDKTPHDPHDAGAYRRSRQTAVQLIKKHMPVTAVFDIHRDAVPVEGYKFSINGENVTKVRIVLGGRNQNKQANQELAYKIKAVADKAYPGFIKDIYIGRGAYNQELSPRSLLFEVGTYENDKEAAKRSTKYLADVVAKSMYGGTVTSNPGTPQERRYTAKPIGQQKKQGGGRGVMWVIIFVIVGAVVYLFLSSSGRELREGFSGRKRK encoded by the coding sequence ATGAAGAAAACAAGAAGGCAGGTGAGCAACATGAAAAGGAAGAATAAACATATGATTTTTACTGGTGTTGTACTCATGATATTCATGCTGCTAAATGTTGTATTTGCTAGTCTATATACTGTTGCAATGGCTGATGATTGGTATGATGAGGAAGCCGGATACTATACCATACTAGATGATGCAGGCAAGGAGCTTACCATGATGGCCCGGCAGATATTTAAGGATGATGAGTATATAAGTGGTGATAACAAGCATTACGTTATAAACAAAGTTGATAAAAAGGGCAAAAAGGCGACTGCAAAATATTTAGGTGATGTGAAGCTCCCAGAGCTTGAACTACAGGTGGACAGCGCCATTTATACTGCCGCTCAACAGGGAGATAAGGGTAATATACTCCTTTACTGTACGCACAGTGATGAATCTTATGTTCCTAGCGATGGTACCCCTAGTAAAAAAGGTAGTGGAGGTATTTTCGATGTGGCAGAGAGCTTTAAATCTTCATTAGATAATCATGGCATAAATGCCGTATTGGATAAAACACCCCATGATCCCCATGATGCAGGGGCATACCGCCGCTCTCGCCAAACCGCAGTACAGCTCATAAAAAAGCATATGCCAGTAACCGCTGTTTTTGATATACATCGGGATGCCGTACCGGTAGAAGGCTATAAGTTTAGTATAAATGGTGAAAACGTTACCAAGGTAAGGATCGTGCTAGGCGGGAGAAATCAAAACAAGCAGGCAAATCAGGAACTGGCATATAAGATAAAGGCGGTGGCAGATAAGGCATATCCAGGCTTTATAAAGGATATATATATAGGCCGGGGTGCATATAATCAGGAATTATCTCCCCGTTCATTGCTCTTTGAAGTGGGGACATATGAAAATGATAAGGAAGCTGCTAAACGCTCTACAAAATATCTTGCCGATGTGGTGGCAAAGAGCATGTATGGTGGTACTGTAACCAGCAATCCCGGTACGCCTCAGGAGAGGAGATATACCGCAAAGCCCATAGGTCAGCAGAAAAAACAGGGTGGTGGCCGTGGCGTTATGTGGGTGATAATATTTGTGATAGTAGGTGCTGTTGTTTACCTATTTCTAAGTTCAAGCGGTCGTGAATTGCGTGAAGGGTTCTCCGGCAGGAAACGAAAGTAG
- a CDS encoding DUF512 domain-containing protein, with protein MQTENKRHYISKVEPGSIASEMGVEKGDYLLSINGEKIVDILDYMSLISQEKLEVLIQKGNGAQWILDIEKDIDDDLGLSFDPPTMDRHRSCYNKCIFCFIDQLPPHVRPTMCFKDDDWRLSFLMGNYITLTNLSEEDIERITNLRISPLYVSVHTTNPELRRRMMNNKKAGEVLNILDRFQKAGIMINCQIVLCPGWNDGKELERTLNDLWERRDLVQSVAAVPVGLTKYREGLAPLRPFSKEEANCVLDQIDKWQKRCKMEGGRTFIFPADEFFILADRPIPPYEYYEDFPQLDNGVGLISKFRAQFQMAIESMDEENMSDREVSIATGVSAYNFINSLAHVIGERFGVKVHVYAIPNRFFGNTVTVAGLVVGGDIIDYLKDKQLGSKLFIPEVMLRYGERVFLDDSTVEDVERALDIPVGIIPIDGGAFLHAIIHG; from the coding sequence ATGCAGACAGAAAATAAAAGACACTATATATCAAAGGTGGAACCTGGGAGTATTGCCAGTGAGATGGGGGTTGAAAAGGGAGATTATCTCCTATCTATAAATGGTGAAAAGATAGTAGACATATTAGACTATATGAGTCTTATAAGTCAGGAAAAGCTGGAAGTACTAATACAAAAGGGTAATGGAGCACAGTGGATACTTGACATTGAGAAGGATATTGATGATGATTTGGGTCTATCCTTTGATCCCCCCACAATGGATCGGCATAGAAGCTGCTATAATAAATGTATATTCTGTTTTATAGATCAGCTCCCGCCTCATGTGCGCCCTACCATGTGCTTTAAGGATGATGATTGGAGATTGTCATTCCTTATGGGAAATTATATTACACTTACTAATCTATCGGAGGAGGATATAGAGCGGATAACAAACCTTAGGATAAGTCCACTTTATGTGTCTGTTCATACCACAAATCCGGAGCTTAGAAGGCGCATGATGAACAACAAAAAGGCGGGAGAAGTATTAAATATATTAGATAGATTTCAAAAAGCGGGAATAATGATAAATTGTCAGATAGTATTGTGCCCAGGATGGAATGATGGCAAGGAGTTAGAAAGGACCTTAAATGATCTATGGGAGAGGCGGGATTTGGTTCAGTCGGTAGCAGCAGTGCCTGTAGGCCTAACTAAGTATCGGGAAGGTCTTGCACCTTTGCGGCCATTTAGTAAGGAAGAGGCCAATTGTGTGCTGGATCAGATAGATAAGTGGCAGAAACGCTGCAAAATGGAAGGCGGGAGAACCTTTATATTTCCTGCCGATGAGTTCTTTATTCTTGCTGATAGACCTATTCCCCCATATGAATATTATGAGGATTTTCCACAGTTGGATAATGGGGTGGGTCTTATATCCAAATTCAGGGCACAGTTTCAAATGGCCATTGAGTCTATGGATGAAGAAAATATGTCAGATAGGGAGGTTTCTATTGCAACTGGTGTCTCCGCCTATAATTTTATAAACTCTCTGGCTCATGTAATAGGAGAAAGATTTGGGGTAAAGGTGCATGTCTATGCCATACCTAATAGGTTTTTTGGCAACACCGTAACGGTAGCCGGATTGGTAGTAGGAGGGGATATAATAGATTATCTTAAGGATAAACAATTGGGTAGTAAGCTTTTTATACCCGAGGTTATGCTTAGATATGGGGAACGGGTCTTTCTAGATGATTCCACAGTAGAGGATGTGGAAAGGGCTTTGGATATCCCAGTTGGTATTATACCTATAGACGGCGGGGCTTTTTTGCACGCCATTATTCATGGATAG
- the plsY gene encoding glycerol-3-phosphate 1-O-acyltransferase PlsY, translated as MTRYILCAVIGYLIGNISPSYLLGRGTKNIDIREHGSGNAGATNTFRVLGSKMGLLVFLCDVLKGVVSVFIGRWIGGEYGGIISAVSAVSGHNWPIVLGFKGGKGIAASLGTLFILAPDIALIMFAIGVVIILTTKYVSLASIITTILLPICIWIRGYSRAYIVYGVIIAAMALYRHKSNISRLISGKENKIKIF; from the coding sequence ATGACCAGATATATACTTTGTGCAGTCATTGGGTATCTTATAGGGAATATATCCCCTTCATATTTGTTGGGGAGGGGTACAAAAAATATAGATATAAGGGAGCATGGTAGCGGCAATGCAGGTGCTACTAATACATTCAGGGTATTAGGTTCTAAGATGGGATTATTGGTATTTTTATGTGATGTGTTGAAAGGAGTAGTATCAGTATTTATAGGCAGATGGATAGGTGGAGAATACGGTGGGATTATAAGTGCCGTATCTGCCGTTTCAGGTCATAACTGGCCTATAGTATTGGGCTTTAAGGGGGGGAAGGGTATAGCAGCTTCTTTAGGTACACTGTTTATCCTCGCCCCAGATATAGCACTTATAATGTTTGCCATTGGTGTAGTAATAATACTTACTACCAAATATGTATCCCTAGCTTCTATAATTACTACTATTTTGCTTCCCATATGTATATGGATAAGAGGGTATTCAAGGGCATATATAGTTTATGGAGTGATTATAGCTGCTATGGCACTTTATAGACATAAATCCAATATATCCAGGTTGATTTCGGGTAAAGAAAATAAAATTAAAATTTTTTAG